The following coding sequences are from one Paenibacillus tundrae window:
- a CDS encoding DUF2621 family protein, with protein MIFDSYALTLASSSPSNWFMNTMAFWTFVLLGSMCIGGFFMMHKFLKVLPKADGKSKLDWQNHWVETSRHLWTDEAKAFLDQLVEPVPGPFRDIAKHSIAAEIGRIAVEDQATEVSRDHCIKGYIIATPKRDNKFLVKFLEKNKIDYMPYKHLINK; from the coding sequence ATGATTTTCGATTCCTATGCTTTGACGCTGGCCAGCAGTTCACCCAGCAATTGGTTTATGAACACCATGGCGTTCTGGACATTTGTCTTGCTCGGCAGTATGTGCATTGGCGGATTTTTTATGATGCACAAGTTCCTAAAGGTTCTCCCTAAGGCAGACGGGAAGTCCAAGCTAGATTGGCAGAATCATTGGGTCGAGACAAGTCGTCACTTATGGACGGACGAAGCCAAGGCTTTTTTGGATCAACTGGTGGAACCTGTTCCGGGTCCTTTTCGTGATATCGCCAAACATTCCATCGCTGCTGAAATTGGTAGAATCGCTGTAGAAGATCAAGCTACAGAAGTTTCAAGAGATCATTGCATCAAAGGATACATTATTGCCACCCCGAAGCGTGATAATAAGTTCCTCGTGAAATTCCTAGAGAAAAATAAAATTGATTACATGCCTTATAAACATCTAATAAACAAATAA
- a CDS encoding deoxyribonuclease IV has product MLKIGSHVSFSDKGLLSATKEASSYGSSSFMIYTGAPQNTRRKPIESMYIEEGKLAMQAGGMEDIVVHAPYIINLGSYKENTYELAVSFLQEEIRRTHAIGVKNIVLHPGAFTDKDAHYGIERIAQGLNEVLDGVRETDVNIALETMAGKGTEMGRSFEEIAQIIEKVTHNERLTVCMDTCHIHDAGYDIVNDIDGVLKQFDEIVGLDRIAVMHINDSKNPAGARKDRHTPIGSGWIGYEAIHRIVHHEALQGRPFILETPWIGKEAKTQRPMYEAEIALLRGDIEGRFGGEFLTDVEQLHHFFQGKEIEARSYVLDVWTLLKNDAKAKKADPREPLERLYDLVAEAALFPQLSEEQLNQRLIAWLAGKEALVTV; this is encoded by the coding sequence ATGCTGAAAATCGGCTCCCACGTGTCCTTTTCGGACAAGGGATTATTGAGTGCAACGAAGGAAGCGTCCTCGTACGGTTCTAGCTCGTTTATGATATATACAGGTGCACCGCAGAATACACGTCGTAAGCCTATCGAATCCATGTATATTGAAGAAGGCAAACTTGCTATGCAAGCAGGTGGAATGGAAGATATCGTTGTCCATGCGCCTTACATTATTAACCTCGGTTCGTACAAAGAAAATACGTACGAGCTTGCAGTGAGCTTCCTTCAGGAAGAGATTCGTCGTACGCATGCCATTGGTGTCAAAAATATCGTATTGCACCCAGGTGCATTTACCGATAAAGATGCACATTATGGTATTGAGCGCATTGCTCAAGGACTGAATGAAGTGCTGGACGGTGTGAGAGAGACAGATGTAAATATCGCCTTGGAAACGATGGCGGGTAAAGGGACTGAGATGGGCCGTAGTTTCGAAGAAATTGCCCAAATCATTGAAAAAGTGACGCACAATGAACGCCTTACTGTATGTATGGATACCTGTCACATTCATGATGCTGGATACGATATCGTGAATGATATTGATGGTGTTCTGAAACAGTTTGACGAAATCGTAGGTCTTGACCGCATTGCGGTTATGCATATTAATGATAGTAAGAACCCTGCGGGCGCACGTAAAGACCGCCATACGCCGATTGGCTCTGGCTGGATTGGTTACGAAGCGATTCATCGTATCGTTCACCATGAAGCACTACAAGGCCGCCCATTCATTCTGGAGACGCCTTGGATCGGGAAAGAAGCCAAGACACAACGTCCAATGTATGAAGCGGAGATTGCTTTACTGCGTGGCGATATTGAAGGCCGATTTGGCGGAGAGTTCCTGACAGATGTGGAGCAATTGCATCACTTCTTCCAAGGGAAAGAGATTGAAGCCCGTTCTTATGTACTCGATGTATGGACTTTGCTCAAGAACGATGCCAAAGCCAAAAAAGCAGATCCACGTGAACCGCTAGAGCGCCTATATGACTTGGTAGCCGAAGCAGCGCTGTTCCCACAGCTTAGTGAGGAACAACTGAATCAACGCTTGATTGCTTGGCTTGCAGGCAAGGAAGCACTGGTCACGGTTTAA
- the purU gene encoding formyltetrahydrofolate deformylase, producing the protein MEIHAKQVRPDAKNRADRARMLISCPDGPGIVAAVSHFLHQHGANIVQSDQYTMDPAGGMFFMRIEFDLPQLEASLPKLEDDFAEVATRFNMEWTLSAVSRKKKLAIFVSKEDHCLVELLWQWQAGDLDADIALVVSNHLDMKDYVESFGIPYHHIPVTADTKKEAEQRQLDIIGDDIDVIILARYMQIISPMFIEHYRNRIINIHHSFLPAFVGGKPYAQAYNRGVKIIGATAHYVTEELDGGPIIEQDVQRVSHGDDVTELKRIGRTIERVVLARAVKWHVEDRILVHENKTVVF; encoded by the coding sequence ATGGAGATTCATGCTAAACAAGTACGTCCTGATGCTAAAAACCGCGCCGATCGGGCGCGGATGCTTATTTCCTGCCCTGATGGGCCGGGAATTGTAGCAGCTGTTTCACATTTCTTGCACCAGCATGGTGCAAACATTGTTCAGTCCGACCAGTACACAATGGATCCGGCTGGCGGCATGTTCTTCATGCGTATTGAGTTTGACCTTCCACAGCTCGAAGCGAGTCTTCCTAAGCTGGAAGATGATTTTGCTGAAGTAGCGACTCGTTTCAACATGGAGTGGACTTTATCGGCTGTAAGCCGTAAGAAGAAGCTTGCCATTTTTGTATCCAAAGAAGATCACTGCCTCGTTGAATTGTTGTGGCAATGGCAGGCTGGCGACTTGGATGCAGACATTGCACTGGTTGTTAGTAATCATCTGGATATGAAAGATTATGTGGAGTCCTTTGGTATTCCGTATCATCATATTCCGGTTACAGCAGATACGAAGAAGGAAGCAGAGCAACGTCAGCTTGACATCATTGGTGACGATATTGACGTCATTATCCTGGCGCGTTATATGCAGATCATCTCACCGATGTTCATCGAACATTATCGTAATCGCATTATTAATATCCATCACTCATTTCTTCCAGCCTTTGTTGGCGGTAAGCCTTATGCTCAAGCATATAACCGTGGTGTTAAAATCATTGGTGCTACGGCTCACTACGTTACAGAAGAACTGGATGGCGGACCGATCATTGAGCAGGACGTACAGCGTGTAAGCCACGGGGATGACGTAACGGAATTGAAACGAATCGGACGTACGATCGAACGTGTTGTTCTAGCGCGTGCTGTGAAATGGCATGTAGAAGACCGTATCTTGGTTCACGAAAATAAAACCGTTGTATTTTAA
- the tkt gene encoding transketolase, with the protein MTDKNEAIQKDENTTIDNLSITTVRTLAIDAIEKANSGHPGMPMGSAPMGYQLFAKTMTHNPNHPTWVNRDRFVLSAGHGSMLLYSLLHLSGYDLPMEELKQFRQWGSKTPGHPEFGHTAGVDATTGPLGQGIAMAVGMAMAEAQLGATYNKEQFNVVDHYTYAICGDGDLMEGVSHESASLAGRLHLGKLIMLFDSNDITLDGKLDLSSSESIAKRFEAYGWQVLRVEDGNDLPAIEKAIQEGQADTLRPTLIEVKTVIGYGSPNKQGKGGHGGTHGSPLGAEEAKLTKEYYKWVYEENFHVPAEVRDHFAQVKERGIAANQAWDEKFAEYKKAFPELAAQFETAINGDLPEGWDRDLPKYAATDKALSTRVASGNALNGLAHNVPQLTGGSADLESSTMTHLNNLTNFTPEDYAGRNIYFGIREFGMAGAMNGMALHSGVKVFGGTFFVFTDYLRPAVRLAALMNLPVTYVLTHDSIAVGEDGPTHEPIEQLASLRIIPNLTVIRPADGNETSAAWAYALENKSNPVALVLTRQNLPILEGTVEGSRENVKRGAYVVSDAKDGKAVAQIIATGSEVQLAVKAQAALAEQGIQVRVISMPSWDLFEKQDKAYKESVLLPDVKARLAIEMAHPMGWEKYVGDQGDILGINTFGASAPGDRVIQEYGFTVDNVVSRVKALL; encoded by the coding sequence ATGACTGACAAGAACGAAGCGATTCAAAAGGACGAGAACACTACAATCGACAATCTGTCGATTACAACCGTACGTACTTTGGCGATTGATGCAATTGAGAAGGCAAATTCCGGACACCCGGGAATGCCGATGGGCTCCGCTCCAATGGGGTACCAACTTTTTGCAAAAACGATGACTCATAACCCGAACCACCCAACTTGGGTTAACCGGGACCGTTTTGTCCTGTCCGCAGGACATGGCTCCATGTTGCTGTACAGCTTGCTGCACTTGAGCGGCTACGACTTGCCAATGGAAGAACTGAAACAGTTCCGCCAATGGGGAAGCAAAACACCGGGTCACCCGGAATTCGGACATACTGCTGGTGTTGACGCAACTACAGGCCCACTGGGTCAAGGTATTGCAATGGCAGTTGGTATGGCAATGGCTGAAGCACAATTGGGTGCAACATATAACAAAGAACAATTTAACGTTGTGGATCACTACACATACGCAATCTGCGGTGATGGTGACTTGATGGAAGGCGTATCTCATGAATCAGCTTCCCTGGCTGGACGTTTGCACCTAGGTAAACTGATCATGTTGTTCGACTCCAACGACATCACTTTGGATGGTAAATTGGATCTGTCTTCTTCCGAAAGCATTGCGAAGCGTTTTGAAGCTTATGGCTGGCAAGTGCTGCGCGTTGAAGATGGTAACGATCTGCCTGCAATCGAGAAAGCAATTCAAGAAGGTCAAGCAGACACACTGCGTCCTACATTGATTGAAGTGAAAACTGTTATTGGTTATGGTAGCCCGAACAAACAAGGTAAAGGCGGCCACGGCGGTACTCACGGATCTCCACTAGGTGCAGAAGAAGCTAAATTGACTAAAGAATATTATAAATGGGTTTACGAAGAAAACTTCCACGTACCAGCTGAAGTTCGCGATCACTTTGCACAAGTGAAAGAGCGCGGTATCGCTGCAAACCAAGCATGGGATGAGAAGTTTGCTGAGTACAAAAAAGCATTCCCAGAGCTTGCTGCTCAATTCGAAACAGCGATCAACGGTGACCTTCCAGAAGGATGGGATCGTGATCTTCCTAAATATGCAGCAACAGACAAAGCGCTCTCCACTCGTGTAGCATCTGGTAACGCGCTGAACGGTCTGGCGCACAACGTGCCACAACTGACAGGCGGATCTGCTGACTTGGAAAGCTCCACGATGACTCACTTGAACAACCTGACTAACTTCACTCCTGAAGATTATGCAGGTCGCAACATTTACTTCGGTATCCGTGAATTCGGTATGGCTGGAGCAATGAACGGTATGGCTCTGCACAGCGGCGTAAAAGTATTCGGTGGTACGTTCTTCGTATTTACAGATTACCTTCGTCCAGCAGTTCGTCTGGCAGCACTGATGAACTTGCCAGTAACGTATGTCCTGACTCACGACAGTATCGCTGTTGGTGAAGATGGTCCTACGCACGAACCAATCGAGCAATTGGCTTCCCTGCGTATCATTCCTAACTTGACGGTAATCCGTCCAGCTGATGGTAATGAAACTTCTGCTGCATGGGCTTATGCGCTTGAGAATAAGAGCAACCCGGTTGCCCTTGTACTTACTCGTCAAAACTTGCCAATCTTGGAAGGAACAGTTGAAGGCTCACGTGAGAACGTTAAGCGCGGTGCTTATGTTGTTTCTGATGCAAAAGACGGTAAAGCAGTAGCACAAATCATCGCTACAGGTTCTGAAGTACAACTGGCTGTTAAAGCTCAAGCTGCACTTGCAGAGCAAGGCATCCAAGTTCGTGTAATCAGCATGCCAAGCTGGGATCTGTTCGAGAAACAGGACAAAGCTTACAAAGAATCCGTCCTGCTTCCAGACGTTAAAGCTCGTCTTGCAATCGAGATGGCTCATCCAATGGGTTGGGAGAAATATGTTGGCGATCAAGGCGACATTCTCGGAATCAACACATTTGGTGCATCCGCGCCTGGCGACCGTGTTATCCAAGAGTATGGCTTCACCGTGGACAACGTTGTTAGCCGCGTAAAAGCATTGCTGTAA
- a CDS encoding pyrimidine/purine nucleoside phosphorylase has protein sequence MSQFDQVSVVKEANIYYEGQVTSRTVILGDGSKVTLGIMLPGSYEFGTDSREIMEILSGDLKVLLPGEEDWQEIQGQATFHVPANSKFKLEIRSVTDYVCSYPAE, from the coding sequence ATGTCACAGTTTGATCAAGTGAGTGTAGTTAAAGAGGCCAACATTTATTATGAGGGTCAGGTAACCAGCAGAACGGTTATTTTGGGAGATGGCAGCAAAGTGACATTGGGCATTATGCTTCCAGGCAGTTACGAATTCGGTACAGATTCTCGTGAGATTATGGAGATTCTGTCCGGAGATCTGAAAGTATTACTTCCCGGTGAAGAAGATTGGCAAGAGATTCAAGGTCAAGCTACGTTCCACGTGCCTGCCAATTCCAAATTTAAACTGGAGATACGCAGCGTTACCGACTACGTCTGCTCGTACCCGGCGGAATAA
- a CDS encoding glucose-6-phosphate isomerase — MAKKVTFDYSTALQFVNQHEVDYFAEPIRLAHEQLHNGTGTGSDYLGWIDLPTAYDKEEFARIQKAAAKIQSDSEVLIVIGIGGSYLGARAAIEMLTHSFYNNLSKDKRKTPEIYFAGNNISSTYVTHLLDLVEGKDFSVNVISKSGTTTEPAIAFRIFRAALEKKYGKEEARKRIYATTDKERGALKKLANEEGYESFIIPDDVGGRYSVLTAVGLLPIATAGINIEEMMQGAADASKEYSNPNVAENEAYQYAAVRNALYRKGKGTEILVNYEPSLHFVSEWWKQLFGESEGKDFKGIYPASVDFSTDLHSMGQFIQEGSRNIFETVIQVTEVSEHISIEADADDLDGLNFLEGKTMDFVNKKAFQGTLLAHTDGQVPNLIVNIPDMTPYSFGYLVYFFEKACGISGYLLGVNPFDQPGVEAYKKNMFALLGKPGFEEEKAALEARLSE; from the coding sequence ATGGCTAAAAAAGTGACTTTTGACTATAGCACTGCATTACAATTCGTCAATCAACATGAAGTAGACTATTTCGCTGAACCAATTCGTTTGGCTCACGAGCAGCTTCATAACGGAACGGGAACCGGATCAGATTACCTTGGTTGGATTGACCTTCCAACGGCATATGACAAAGAAGAATTCGCTCGTATTCAAAAAGCGGCTGCTAAAATCCAAAGCGATTCAGAAGTTCTGATCGTCATCGGTATCGGTGGTTCTTACCTGGGTGCTCGCGCAGCGATCGAAATGCTGACACACTCTTTCTACAACAACCTGTCAAAAGATAAACGCAAAACGCCTGAGATCTACTTTGCAGGAAACAACATCAGTTCCACGTATGTTACACATTTGCTGGATCTGGTCGAAGGCAAAGACTTCTCTGTAAATGTAATCTCCAAATCGGGTACAACGACAGAACCAGCGATTGCATTCCGTATCTTCCGTGCAGCTCTTGAGAAAAAGTACGGTAAAGAAGAAGCTCGCAAACGCATCTACGCTACAACAGATAAAGAGCGCGGCGCTCTCAAAAAACTGGCGAACGAAGAAGGCTACGAGTCCTTCATTATCCCAGACGATGTAGGCGGACGTTACTCTGTTCTGACAGCTGTAGGCTTGCTGCCAATCGCTACTGCTGGAATCAACATCGAAGAAATGATGCAAGGTGCTGCTGACGCATCGAAGGAATATAGCAACCCTAATGTAGCTGAGAATGAAGCATATCAATATGCAGCTGTTCGTAACGCGCTATATCGCAAAGGTAAAGGAACGGAAATCCTCGTAAACTACGAGCCTTCCCTGCACTTTGTATCTGAATGGTGGAAACAATTGTTTGGAGAGAGCGAAGGTAAAGATTTCAAAGGAATCTATCCAGCATCGGTTGACTTCTCAACAGACTTGCACTCCATGGGTCAATTCATTCAAGAAGGAAGCCGTAACATCTTCGAAACGGTAATCCAAGTGACTGAAGTTTCCGAGCACATCTCAATTGAAGCAGATGCAGACGATCTGGATGGTCTGAACTTCCTCGAAGGTAAAACGATGGACTTCGTAAACAAAAAAGCATTCCAAGGAACGTTGCTTGCACATACAGATGGTCAAGTACCTAACCTGATTGTGAACATTCCAGATATGACTCCATATTCTTTCGGATATCTGGTATACTTCTTTGAAAAAGCATGCGGCATTAGCGGATACTTGCTGGGCGTCAATCCATTTGACCAACCAGGGGTAGAAGCTTACAAGAAAAACATGTTTGCATTGCTGGGCAAACCAGGCTTTGAAGAAGAGAAAGCCGCGCTGGAAGCGAGACTTTCGGAATAA
- a CDS encoding YigZ family protein, with amino-acid sequence MIERYRTVRESGNLEIVIKKSRFIGHIMPVTTEEEAIAFIDDIKKKHWNATHNCSAYMIGERDEIQKQSDDGEPSGTAGKPILEVIKNQQLKNVAIVVTRYFGGIMLGAGGLIRAYTDGAVAAIEAGEAITKVLHREIFVELDYTWLGKVENELRSREVRTGETGFTDKVTLTCLPPDSESEAFVAWITDLTQGQSRITEGQRLYFIEGE; translated from the coding sequence ATGATTGAACGCTATCGCACGGTTCGAGAATCGGGCAATCTAGAGATTGTCATTAAAAAGTCCCGATTTATTGGACATATTATGCCAGTAACGACAGAAGAAGAAGCCATAGCTTTTATCGATGACATTAAGAAAAAACATTGGAATGCAACGCATAACTGTTCCGCTTATATGATTGGTGAGCGGGATGAAATTCAGAAGCAATCCGATGATGGGGAACCGAGTGGTACTGCTGGTAAACCGATTCTAGAAGTCATCAAAAATCAACAATTGAAAAATGTAGCTATTGTGGTTACACGGTATTTTGGGGGAATCATGCTTGGCGCAGGTGGGTTAATTCGTGCTTACACAGATGGTGCTGTTGCGGCCATTGAAGCCGGAGAGGCGATCACCAAAGTGCTGCATCGTGAAATATTTGTGGAGCTTGACTACACTTGGCTGGGAAAAGTGGAAAATGAATTAAGGAGCCGGGAAGTCCGTACAGGTGAAACTGGATTCACCGATAAAGTTACGTTGACTTGTCTTCCGCCGGATAGTGAATCTGAGGCATTTGTGGCTTGGATCACGGATTTGACGCAAGGGCAGTCCCGGATCACGGAAGGACAGCGGCTTTATTTTATTGAAGGGGAATAA
- a CDS encoding TetR/AcrR family transcriptional regulator, translated as MARRAVEQELSRERILEAARHLFITKGYRAISMRSIGQHLGYSHGSLYYHFKEKAELFYAIVVEDFNHLGHLLMQAMVRPVRDGVSKAEHIMMEFIRFGLDNPYQYEIMFMLRDEELLSYCRAEQGRCFDLFASIIRQYMKEEGCSEEDIECVPRTLFLSMHGFISYFNQDRVTFAEIEPSALSHVKVLCRNLHHQPGVQ; from the coding sequence ATGGCTAGAAGAGCAGTCGAACAGGAATTGTCGAGGGAGCGGATACTGGAGGCGGCGAGGCATCTTTTTATTACCAAAGGATACCGCGCCATATCGATGCGAAGCATCGGCCAGCATCTAGGCTATAGTCATGGGTCGCTGTATTATCATTTTAAGGAAAAGGCAGAGTTGTTTTATGCCATTGTGGTGGAAGACTTCAACCATCTGGGACATTTGCTGATGCAAGCTATGGTCAGGCCAGTACGAGATGGCGTGAGCAAAGCCGAGCATATCATGATGGAGTTTATTCGCTTTGGATTGGATAATCCGTACCAGTACGAGATCATGTTCATGCTGCGGGACGAGGAATTGTTGTCTTATTGTCGTGCCGAACAGGGGCGTTGCTTTGATTTGTTTGCATCTATCATTAGGCAATACATGAAAGAGGAAGGCTGTTCAGAAGAGGATATCGAATGTGTACCACGTACACTGTTTTTATCTATGCACGGATTCATATCTTATTTTAATCAGGATCGTGTAACCTTTGCTGAGATTGAGCCATCTGCACTGTCTCATGTTAAGGTACTCTGTCGCAATCTCCACCACCAGCCTGGCGTCCAATAA
- a CDS encoding secondary thiamine-phosphate synthase enzyme YjbQ, producing the protein MRDITRDVEVIVRNSGVQEGTVLIYCPHTTAGIAINENADPDVKHDVLLRLDEVYPWEHPEYRHAEGNTASHLKSITTGPSQTVIIHEGRLLLGQWQGIYFCEFDGPRKRQYFLKIMEG; encoded by the coding sequence ATGAGAGATATTACGAGGGACGTGGAAGTCATTGTCCGAAATAGTGGAGTGCAAGAGGGCACTGTGCTAATCTACTGTCCTCATACCACCGCTGGTATTGCCATTAACGAAAATGCAGACCCAGACGTGAAGCATGATGTTCTGCTACGTTTGGATGAAGTGTATCCTTGGGAGCACCCTGAATATCGTCATGCTGAAGGCAATACTGCCTCTCACCTGAAGTCGATTACAACTGGCCCTTCGCAAACGGTCATTATCCATGAAGGCAGACTTCTGCTCGGTCAGTGGCAGGGAATTTACTTCTGTGAGTTCGATGGCCCGCGTAAACGCCAATATTTCCTCAAAATCATGGAAGGATAA
- the cysT gene encoding sulfate ABC transporter permease subunit CysT: protein MNTVLRHKGWTWGFRSTVLLYFIVLIVLPIIGVYVNSFSEGWSTFAESIMDPIAWKAVLLTVRLAVIATLINVVLGTMIAWVLTRYRFFGRSFLNSLVDLPFALPTAVGGLMIMLLLGPVSAIGKLAESMGFEIVFHQPAIVIAMTFVTFPFVIRAVQPLLEEIDPSEEEASYTMGASKARTFRQVILPSMAPGMISGGMLAFSRALAEFGAVVLVAGNIPGRTLTASVFIYGEIESDNPTGAAAVSVLLLTLSFVILWMINLVQMRGRRR from the coding sequence ATGAATACCGTTCTTCGTCACAAGGGATGGACTTGGGGATTTCGCAGTACTGTATTGTTATATTTCATCGTACTTATTGTGCTTCCAATTATCGGGGTGTACGTCAATTCGTTCTCTGAAGGTTGGAGTACCTTTGCCGAGAGTATTATGGATCCAATCGCCTGGAAAGCCGTATTGCTTACCGTTCGATTGGCTGTGATAGCCACATTGATCAACGTTGTTTTAGGTACGATGATCGCCTGGGTACTCACACGTTATCGGTTCTTTGGAAGATCGTTTCTGAACAGTCTCGTAGACCTGCCTTTTGCATTACCAACAGCCGTTGGTGGATTGATGATTATGTTACTCTTAGGACCAGTTAGTGCCATTGGCAAGCTGGCAGAGTCCATGGGTTTCGAAATCGTGTTTCATCAACCTGCAATTGTCATTGCGATGACTTTTGTTACGTTTCCTTTTGTCATTCGTGCTGTACAGCCGCTACTGGAAGAGATTGATCCTTCCGAAGAAGAGGCATCGTACACGATGGGTGCATCGAAGGCTCGTACTTTCAGACAGGTTATCTTGCCATCGATGGCGCCAGGCATGATCAGTGGAGGGATGCTGGCATTCTCCAGGGCATTGGCTGAATTCGGTGCGGTTGTATTGGTAGCAGGTAATATTCCAGGGAGAACGTTAACGGCATCCGTATTTATATACGGTGAGATTGAGAGCGATAACCCCACCGGGGCAGCTGCTGTATCTGTTCTGTTATTGACCCTATCCTTCGTCATCCTCTGGATGATTAATCTAGTGCAGATGCGGGGGAGAAGACGATGA
- a CDS encoding sulfate ABC transporter permease subunit: MRRLLIGLTYAVFVILLIIPLGRIVIGAFEDGAGGFLAGLMRPEALHALMMTGLVVLVVTLLNTLFGIMMAIYLVRASWLSERIKGLLNSIVDLPYAVSPVIGGLMIVLLLGPSSIMGGFFEGIGFNVVYAFPGMVIATLFVTFPLMVREVMPVLQELGSQQEEAASTLGAYGWRTFWSVTWPSIRWAVVYGLVLTVARSLGEFGAVLVVSGNIMNRTQTATTLVYQDVENFNVSAANGVALVLVTFSVCLLLMMEWAKKRKEVH, from the coding sequence ATGAGACGGCTGTTAATCGGACTGACGTATGCGGTATTTGTAATCTTGCTGATTATTCCACTTGGACGGATTGTTATTGGTGCTTTTGAAGACGGAGCAGGAGGATTCCTGGCTGGACTGATGCGTCCTGAGGCGCTACATGCTCTCATGATGACAGGACTGGTTGTTCTTGTTGTCACTCTGTTAAATACATTGTTCGGTATTATGATGGCGATTTATTTGGTTCGTGCTAGCTGGTTGAGTGAACGAATCAAAGGATTACTTAACAGCATCGTGGATCTGCCTTATGCGGTATCACCTGTAATTGGTGGATTAATGATTGTGTTATTACTCGGCCCAAGCAGCATTATGGGTGGTTTCTTTGAAGGTATTGGGTTCAATGTTGTTTATGCATTCCCAGGCATGGTCATTGCAACACTGTTTGTCACATTCCCGCTCATGGTTAGAGAAGTTATGCCTGTCTTGCAAGAGCTTGGTTCTCAGCAAGAAGAGGCGGCATCCACGCTCGGGGCGTATGGTTGGAGAACGTTCTGGAGTGTAACGTGGCCTTCCATTCGTTGGGCTGTTGTTTACGGTCTTGTGTTGACTGTGGCGCGATCATTGGGTGAGTTCGGAGCTGTACTGGTCGTATCAGGCAATATTATGAACAGAACACAGACTGCGACGACGCTCGTGTATCAGGATGTAGAGAATTTTAATGTGTCTGCTGCAAATGGTGTGGCATTGGTGCTGGTGACGTTTTCCGTATGTCTATTGCTCATGATGGAATGGGCCAAGAAGCGAAAGGAAGTGCATTAA
- a CDS encoding sulfate/molybdate ABC transporter ATP-binding protein, protein MHVEVRDLNKHFGQFHAVKDVSFDIAKGHLIGLLGPSGGGKTSILRMLAGLESPGSGEIRFHGKVVNHLPPQERGIGFVFQNYALFKHMTVFDNIAFGLKVKKTPKSQIRDRVMELVELTGLKGFEQRYPHQLSGGQRQRVAFARALAPEPQLLLLDEPFAAIDAKIRQELRSWLRELIERVGITSIFVTHDQDEAIEVADEIMIISQGRLEQKGTPWDIYKNPETPFVATFIGESTVVEDASELKGFEHAVEGENTRALIRPEYIEIGLKNEFSMLSATEKGTVKHLHFRGSEWMVEVEVRGHKLITYRSLEKTTLEIGQQIRVLVHRAYLFNDSHSWVVENRLKEDPMPVMI, encoded by the coding sequence ATGCATGTAGAAGTCCGTGATCTGAACAAACATTTTGGTCAATTTCATGCCGTAAAAGATGTTTCATTCGATATTGCCAAAGGCCATCTTATTGGTCTGCTCGGTCCTAGTGGTGGCGGGAAAACTTCAATTCTACGTATGCTTGCTGGTCTGGAAAGTCCAGGTTCAGGAGAGATTCGCTTTCATGGAAAAGTAGTAAACCATTTGCCACCGCAAGAGCGGGGCATCGGATTTGTCTTTCAGAACTATGCATTGTTCAAACATATGACGGTATTTGATAACATCGCTTTTGGACTTAAGGTCAAGAAGACACCAAAATCCCAGATTCGTGATCGAGTGATGGAATTGGTGGAGCTGACTGGGCTGAAAGGGTTTGAGCAGCGTTATCCACATCAATTGTCTGGTGGACAGCGGCAGCGTGTAGCTTTTGCAAGAGCATTGGCACCTGAGCCTCAGTTATTGTTATTGGATGAGCCGTTTGCCGCGATTGATGCGAAGATTCGTCAGGAGCTTCGTTCATGGTTAAGGGAATTGATTGAGCGTGTCGGCATTACTTCGATCTTCGTCACGCATGACCAGGATGAAGCCATTGAAGTCGCAGACGAAATTATGATTATTAGCCAGGGACGCTTGGAGCAGAAGGGTACCCCGTGGGATATTTATAAAAACCCAGAGACACCTTTTGTAGCTACCTTTATCGGTGAATCCACAGTCGTGGAGGATGCTTCTGAGCTGAAAGGATTTGAACATGCGGTTGAAGGTGAGAATACGCGTGCTCTGATCCGTCCGGAATATATTGAAATTGGTCTCAAAAACGAATTCAGCATGTTGTCAGCAACCGAAAAGGGTACGGTGAAGCACCTTCATTTCCGCGGAAGTGAATGGATGGTTGAAGTCGAGGTACGAGGTCATAAGCTGATCACGTATCGATCCCTGGAGAAAACAACACTGGAAATCGGTCAACAGATTCGGGTGCTTGTGCACCGGGCATATCTATTCAATGATTCCCATAGTTGGGTTGTCGAGAATCGACTTAAGGAAGATCCAATGCCTGTCATGATCTAA